In Planifilum fimeticola, the genomic window CACTTCCCGGGAGCTCGCTTCCCCGCGCTTGGCGTCGCTCGGAACGAGGATGGATCCTTTCACACCGGTGACGGCGCCGCTCTGGGTCACCAGTTCATCCACCCGGTGGCGCGGGCGGTAATCGACCAAGCCCTTTTCCATGGCGGCCCGGACCCGCCGCTCAAAGGCGGTGACCAGGGCCGGACCGGTCCCCCAGACGATGTGAAACCGGGGCACGGAGTTGCCGTGGCCGTCGGCGAGGTACCCTCCCCGCTCCGCCCAGGCGACGACCGGGAAAAAGCGGATCCCGTGCTCCACAAGCCACGCGCGCTTTTCCCCCGCCGCAAAGTCCACATATGCCTCCGCCCATTTGATCGCCCAATAATCCTCGTCCTTCTCCCGGTCAAAGCCCGCGGTGCCCATCCAGTCCTGCCAGGCCAACTCCCGGGAATCCTTGATCCCCAGCCGCCGCTGTTCGGGAGAATCCACCAAAAACAGCCCGCCGAAGGACCACCAGGCTTGTCCACCCAGCGACGCCTCCGGTTCCTGATCCAGCAGGAGCACCTTTTTCCCCGCATCGGCAATCTCTGCGGCGGCCACCAATCCGGCCAGCCCGGCTCCCACCACGATGACGTCCGAATCCATCGCTTTCACCCTCCGCAATTTTTCGTGTATGTTTAATCTTTTCCGACAAAATCGGCGGAAATCCTTTTTTCCGCGGCGATTTCTCGTGGGGAGCGGTTTTTTTGCTTCGGCTCCCCGCTTCTGAAATAATAAAATTGGGGTGGGAAATTTATCCGGAAAGGAGCATCACAATGAAGGTTTTCGTGATCGGAGCCCATGGCCAGATCGGACAAAAGCTGGTTCATCTGCTCCAACAAAGCGACCGCTACACCGTGAGGGCCATGGTGCGCCGGGAATCCCAGGCGGAAAGCTTCCGGCAATCCGGGGTGGAGGCGGTGGTTGCGGATTTGGAGGGACGGATGGAGGAGATCGCGGCGGCCGCCAACGGCTGTGACGCCATCGTGTTTACGGCGGGTTCCGGAGGACACACCGGGGCGGACAAGACACTCCTGGTGGATCTGGACGGGGCCGTCAAAAGCATAGAGGCCGCAAAAAGCGTGGGGATCCAACGGTACGTGATGGTCAGCGCTCTCCAGGCGCACCGGAGGGAAAACTGGAACGAGAGGATCAAACATTATTATGTGGCGAAGCATTACGCCGACCGGATGCTGGTACAGAGCGGACTGACATACACGATCCTTCGACCCGGAAGGCTTCTCAATGAACCGGGAACCGGGCGCATTTCCGCCGCCGAAAACCTGAGCCGGGGAAGCGTGCCCCGGGAGGATGTGGCCCGCACCATCCTGGCGGTCCTGGATGAGGAGCGCACCTTTCACCGGGGCTTTGACCTCACCTCCGGCGACACCCCCATTCCCGAAGCAATAAAGAATCTATGACGGAAAACGCCTCCCCGGTTCATGTGCTCTGTATTTTCGACCGGCACAACGGAAAGCCAATCAAAGT contains:
- a CDS encoding SDR family oxidoreductase; translated protein: MKVFVIGAHGQIGQKLVHLLQQSDRYTVRAMVRRESQAESFRQSGVEAVVADLEGRMEEIAAAANGCDAIVFTAGSGGHTGADKTLLVDLDGAVKSIEAAKSVGIQRYVMVSALQAHRRENWNERIKHYYVAKHYADRMLVQSGLTYTILRPGRLLNEPGTGRISAAENLSRGSVPREDVARTILAVLDEERTFHRGFDLTSGDTPIPEAIKNL